The following proteins come from a genomic window of Acetivibrio cellulolyticus CD2:
- a CDS encoding MtnX-like HAD-IB family phosphatase, with protein MKKFAFISDFDGTLSAKDFYHIIIDKYLGREGKEFYTEWKRTKKINVEFLNKIFGSVNLSEKQLFEEITKIPIDAYAGDFINRVRKSCGDFYIVSAGTSYYIKILLEYLGIKDVQVISMEGVYSNGGIKIMPDSSSLYYSDVFGLDKRKFVESIKKDYEYIIFAGDSEPDLGAAKAADIVYARGELVELLRSENISFTAFSDFKQIENDLIEKGYLE; from the coding sequence ATGAAAAAGTTTGCATTTATTTCGGATTTTGATGGAACACTTTCAGCAAAGGATTTTTATCACATCATTATTGATAAATACTTGGGAAGAGAGGGTAAGGAATTCTATACTGAATGGAAGAGGACAAAAAAGATAAATGTTGAGTTCCTTAATAAGATATTTGGCTCTGTTAATTTAAGTGAAAAGCAGTTGTTTGAGGAAATAACAAAAATACCTATTGATGCTTATGCTGGAGACTTTATCAATAGGGTTAGGAAAAGCTGTGGGGATTTTTATATTGTGAGTGCCGGTACATCATACTATATTAAAATTTTACTTGAGTACCTTGGTATAAAAGATGTACAGGTAATCTCCATGGAGGGTGTGTACTCAAACGGAGGTATTAAAATAATGCCAGATTCAAGCAGTTTGTATTACTCTGATGTTTTTGGACTGGATAAGCGAAAATTTGTTGAAAGTATTAAAAAAGATTATGAATACATAATTTTTGCAGGTGACAGTGAACCTGACCTTGGAGCAGCAAAGGCTGCTGATATAGTTTATGCAAGAGGAGAACTGGTTGAATTGCTTCGCAGTGAAAATATTAGCTTTACGGCTTTTTCTGATTTTAAACAGATTGAAAACGATTTAATAGAAAAGGGGTATTTGGAATGA
- a CDS encoding amino acid ABC transporter permease, whose protein sequence is MGNFDKKLMKFWEIFYQNDGYTKVLAGLKNTLCIAVFGLLIGIIIGTLIAVVKVVPKYKRLPKILNGICDFYVGLFRGTPVVVQLLVAYYVILPLIGVNMPALNVCILVFGFNSGAYVSEIMRGGIMSVDHGQMEAGRALGLSYRITMLKIVVPQAIKNILPTLGNEFIALIKETSVVSFVGTADLYVAFNYIGTNSYEFMVPYLVMAIIYIVLVMIIASLIKIMERRLRKSDRRN, encoded by the coding sequence ATGGGGAATTTTGATAAAAAGTTAATGAAATTTTGGGAAATATTTTACCAAAATGACGGCTACACAAAAGTCCTGGCAGGACTAAAAAATACACTTTGCATTGCTGTTTTTGGCCTTTTGATAGGAATTATCATTGGTACACTAATAGCTGTTGTTAAAGTAGTACCCAAATATAAAAGATTACCCAAAATACTAAATGGCATATGTGATTTTTATGTTGGATTGTTTAGAGGTACACCGGTTGTTGTGCAGCTTCTGGTAGCGTATTATGTAATTCTGCCATTGATTGGTGTAAATATGCCTGCACTTAATGTATGTATTTTGGTGTTTGGTTTCAATAGTGGTGCTTACGTCTCAGAAATAATGAGAGGCGGTATCATGTCTGTAGATCATGGACAGATGGAAGCAGGCCGTGCTCTCGGTCTTAGCTATAGAATTACAATGTTGAAAATCGTTGTCCCTCAGGCAATTAAAAACATACTTCCTACATTGGGAAATGAATTTATAGCCCTGATAAAGGAAACATCCGTTGTAAGTTTTGTGGGTACTGCCGACTTGTATGTTGCATTTAATTATATAGGCACAAACAGTTATGAATTTATGGTTCCATACCTTGTTATGGCTATAATTTATATTGTTTTAGTTATGATTATAGCATCGCTCATAAAGATAATGGAAAGGAGGCTAAGAAAGAGTGATAGACGTAATTAA
- a CDS encoding ABC transporter ATP-binding protein, whose translation MLKLYRFLKPYTIMIIGVLFLVTCQSLGDLYLPTLMGDIINDGVMQGDTDKIYHIGGIMLLVAGAGALCSILASLLSSKIAVGLGTILRSKVFRKVESFSLHEFDKFGTATLITRTTNDINQIQTVTVMIMRMMIGAPIMAIGGLILAMRQDKPLTLVLAFAIPVLTIVIVFISSKMMPLFKQVQVKIDRINLVLREKLTGIRVIRAFNTVERETKRFDEANVDLTENYIKVNRIMAFLMPSITLIMSLTSLSILWFGGIRISHGDMDLGALSSFTQYAIQIMMSMLMLAMMFIMVPRSQAAAVRINEVLDTVPEITDPEVINESFSGKGYVEFKNVTFSYHGAEEPALKNISFSAKPGEVTAIIGSTGSGKSTLINLIPRFYDVDSGNIYVDGVDVREITQENLRAKIGLVPQKAILFSGTIAENIKFGSDDATEEEIRHAAEVAQAADFIAAMNGGYDHEIAQGGTNVSGGQKQRLSIARALVKRPEIYIFDDSFSALDFKTDAKLRAALNKETQESTVIIVAQRVGTVMDANRIIVMDEGKVVGMGTHKELLDTCDVYREIVSSQLSEEEIA comes from the coding sequence ATGTTAAAGCTATATAGGTTTTTAAAGCCATATACCATAATGATAATTGGTGTGCTATTTTTAGTAACATGTCAATCATTAGGCGATCTTTATCTTCCCACACTGATGGGAGATATTATAAATGATGGTGTTATGCAAGGTGATACTGATAAGATTTACCACATAGGTGGGATAATGCTGCTGGTGGCAGGTGCAGGTGCTCTTTGCTCTATACTTGCCAGCTTATTATCGTCAAAGATTGCTGTTGGGCTCGGGACAATACTTAGAAGCAAAGTGTTCAGAAAGGTTGAAAGCTTTTCTTTGCATGAATTCGACAAATTTGGTACGGCAACTCTTATTACTAGAACAACAAACGATATAAATCAAATTCAAACTGTTACAGTTATGATAATGCGTATGATGATCGGAGCCCCCATTATGGCAATCGGCGGTTTGATTCTGGCAATGAGACAAGACAAACCTCTGACATTGGTGCTGGCTTTTGCAATTCCAGTACTTACTATTGTAATAGTATTTATATCATCGAAAATGATGCCGTTGTTTAAACAGGTTCAGGTCAAAATAGATAGAATTAACCTGGTATTACGTGAAAAATTAACAGGTATAAGAGTAATACGTGCTTTTAATACGGTTGAACGTGAGACAAAACGTTTTGACGAGGCAAATGTTGATCTGACAGAAAACTACATAAAAGTTAACAGGATAATGGCATTTTTGATGCCTTCCATAACGCTCATAATGAGCTTAACCTCACTTTCAATCCTTTGGTTCGGTGGTATAAGAATAAGCCATGGTGATATGGATTTGGGAGCACTTTCTTCATTTACACAATATGCCATACAGATAATGATGTCAATGCTGATGTTGGCTATGATGTTTATTATGGTGCCACGTTCTCAGGCTGCAGCAGTGAGAATAAATGAAGTTCTTGATACTGTGCCGGAGATTACTGATCCAGAAGTTATAAATGAATCTTTCAGCGGTAAAGGCTATGTAGAATTTAAAAATGTAACTTTCAGCTACCACGGAGCAGAGGAGCCTGCATTAAAGAATATTTCATTTTCAGCAAAGCCGGGAGAAGTGACTGCTATTATCGGAAGTACAGGTTCTGGCAAATCAACGCTTATTAACCTTATTCCAAGGTTTTATGATGTGGATAGCGGAAATATTTACGTTGATGGAGTCGACGTCAGAGAAATAACACAGGAAAACCTGAGAGCAAAGATTGGCCTTGTGCCTCAGAAGGCAATATTATTCTCCGGTACAATAGCTGAAAATATAAAGTTTGGCAGCGATGATGCAACGGAAGAGGAAATCAGACATGCAGCAGAAGTTGCGCAAGCTGCTGACTTCATAGCAGCAATGAATGGTGGATATGACCATGAAATTGCGCAGGGTGGTACTAACGTATCAGGAGGACAGAAACAGCGTCTTTCCATAGCTCGCGCATTGGTGAAAAGGCCTGAAATATATATTTTTGATGATAGTTTTTCTGCTCTTGACTTCAAGACAGATGCAAAGCTTAGGGCAGCTCTTAATAAAGAAACTCAGGAGTCTACAGTAATAATTGTTGCACAAAGAGTTGGTACAGTTATGGATGCTAACAGGATTATAGTTATGGATGAAGGAAAAGTGGTTGGAATGGGAACCCACAAGGAACTGCTAGATACCTGTGATGTATACCGCGAAATCGTATCATCACAGCTTTCAGAGGAGGAGATAGCATGA
- a CDS encoding DUF6143 family protein: MFEKIAKQPIEVVDITTPAMNSMLGRYFIAQTDTLSFGNKSDAWGGIINPRNSGVNLYFDIFTITNFSNYSFTGEIWLNAKPPKESKPASTVTPSNQAIFPPPRPKAIMEYANNITEPLKNGVNIFGRIVAPNSTLVSDSHKGSMIIGPGGSFSILLKSPGQQNITGTIVLTWWEEKIQ; the protein is encoded by the coding sequence ATGTTTGAAAAAATAGCCAAGCAGCCAATTGAGGTAGTTGATATTACCACTCCAGCAATGAATTCCATGTTAGGAAGATACTTTATTGCTCAAACTGATACGCTGAGTTTTGGAAACAAAAGTGATGCCTGGGGCGGTATAATAAATCCGCGTAACTCAGGAGTTAATCTTTACTTTGACATTTTTACTATTACTAACTTTTCAAATTATAGCTTTACCGGAGAAATTTGGCTCAATGCCAAGCCTCCAAAGGAATCCAAACCAGCTTCCACCGTTACTCCATCAAATCAAGCTATTTTTCCACCCCCACGACCCAAAGCCATAATGGAATATGCCAATAATATAACGGAACCGCTGAAAAACGGTGTGAATATCTTCGGAAGAATCGTTGCCCCAAATTCCACCCTTGTAAGTGATTCACACAAAGGCTCAATGATCATAGGTCCTGGAGGCTCATTTTCAATTCTTCTGAAATCACCGGGACAGCAAAATATAACCGGAACAATTGTTTTGACCTGGTGGGAGGAAAAAATCCAGTAA
- a CDS encoding transporter substrate-binding domain-containing protein: MKKVITLVIAMLALCSFTLAGCSSNNKSSKVKVINIPLTEEEYAFGIDKSQPELLTKVNEFISKIKSDGTFDKISNKYFGDGTPEAVTPSVFDSSKDQLVIATNAAFEPFEYTVGDKYYGIDMEIASLLAKYLGKELVINNMDFDAVCLSVGQGKADVAMSGLTIKEDRKEYVTFSDKYYNASQKLIVKEADNSFDNCKTAADIEAILSGLKSDAKIGVQTGTTGQFYVEGDKDWGFSGFKVKCVGYKSGSLAVQDMLNGNIGYVIIDEAPAQSITKAINELN, encoded by the coding sequence ATGAAAAAAGTCATTACATTGGTCATTGCGATGCTGGCACTATGCAGCTTTACGCTTGCAGGCTGCAGTTCGAACAACAAAAGTTCGAAAGTCAAAGTTATAAACATCCCATTAACTGAAGAGGAGTACGCTTTTGGAATAGACAAGAGTCAACCGGAACTTCTCACAAAGGTTAATGAATTCATATCTAAGATTAAATCAGATGGAACGTTTGACAAAATAAGCAACAAATACTTCGGCGATGGAACACCTGAAGCTGTTACGCCTTCAGTATTTGACAGTTCAAAGGATCAGCTTGTTATTGCCACAAATGCGGCATTTGAGCCATTTGAATATACTGTAGGGGATAAGTATTACGGTATTGACATGGAAATTGCATCACTTCTTGCTAAATATCTTGGAAAAGAGCTTGTAATCAATAATATGGATTTTGATGCCGTTTGCCTCTCTGTAGGTCAAGGAAAAGCAGACGTTGCAATGTCTGGTCTTACAATAAAAGAAGACAGAAAAGAGTATGTTACATTTTCAGACAAATACTATAATGCGTCTCAGAAACTTATCGTTAAGGAAGCTGATAATTCATTTGACAATTGCAAAACAGCGGCTGATATTGAAGCGATTCTATCAGGACTAAAAAGCGATGCAAAGATCGGTGTCCAGACAGGAACAACCGGCCAATTCTATGTTGAAGGCGATAAAGATTGGGGCTTTAGCGGTTTTAAGGTGAAATGTGTAGGTTATAAATCAGGATCTCTTGCTGTTCAGGATATGCTTAACGGAAATATCGGTTATGTTATTATTGATGAGGCACCTGCTCAAAGTATTACAAAAGCAATCAACGAACTTAACTAA
- a CDS encoding iron-containing alcohol dehydrogenase family protein, with the protein MKAQIHKISIPVIMEVGPNKLGEMDRYITKAGIRKITLFLGEGIRDLFGETIFQALNGKKELEVLEDSDCNENSMEYITQKAFSIPAGTEAIVGIGGGKVLDVAKYIAFLNNLPFISVPTSTAHDGFASSGCSLFINERRTSVHASIPYGIIVDTAVIKKSPEKFIYSGLGDIVSKVTAVFDWQFEEQQGVTRVDDVAAMIAKKSVNSIVRMPYTDIKEDFFIKELVDSLTMSGIAMEIAGNSSPASGSEHLISHALDKMTRKPQLHGIQVGIATYIMSIVQNHRHERVRKFLTDTGFLSFVKTLNLNAADYVKAIDIAPTIKPNRMTYIHVEEYREKAKKVIYEDDVLAQVFNTIQV; encoded by the coding sequence ATGAAAGCACAAATACATAAAATTTCTATTCCGGTTATTATGGAAGTAGGACCAAACAAACTTGGTGAGATGGATCGCTATATAACAAAAGCGGGAATCAGAAAAATAACTTTATTTTTAGGTGAGGGAATTAGAGATTTATTTGGTGAAACAATATTTCAAGCCCTCAATGGAAAAAAGGAATTGGAAGTACTAGAAGACAGTGATTGTAATGAGAATTCCATGGAATATATAACACAAAAGGCTTTTTCGATTCCTGCAGGTACCGAAGCTATTGTAGGAATAGGTGGTGGAAAAGTGCTTGATGTCGCTAAGTACATAGCTTTTTTAAATAACCTTCCATTTATTAGTGTTCCAACATCCACAGCGCATGATGGTTTTGCCAGTTCAGGATGTTCTCTGTTTATAAATGAGCGCAGAACTTCTGTACATGCTTCTATACCCTATGGAATTATTGTTGATACTGCTGTAATTAAGAAATCCCCTGAGAAGTTTATTTATTCGGGGTTAGGTGATATTGTATCAAAGGTAACAGCAGTATTTGATTGGCAGTTTGAAGAACAACAAGGTGTGACGAGAGTTGATGATGTGGCAGCAATGATAGCAAAAAAATCTGTCAATAGTATAGTAAGGATGCCTTATACCGATATAAAGGAAGACTTTTTTATTAAAGAGCTTGTTGATTCATTGACTATGAGCGGGATTGCAATGGAGATAGCCGGTAACAGTTCACCTGCAAGTGGTAGTGAACATCTCATATCTCATGCCCTTGACAAGATGACACGAAAACCTCAGTTGCATGGTATACAAGTAGGTATAGCAACCTATATCATGAGTATTGTTCAAAATCACCGACATGAAAGAGTAAGAAAGTTTCTTACAGATACAGGCTTTTTAAGTTTTGTAAAGACACTTAACCTTAATGCAGCCGATTATGTAAAAGCTATAGATATTGCTCCAACCATAAAACCAAACAGGATGACATATATACATGTTGAGGAATACAGGGAAAAAGCAAAAAAAGTCATTTATGAAGACGATGTGCTGGCACAGGTGTTTAATACGATCCAAGTGTAA
- a CDS encoding alpha/beta hydrolase family protein, which translates to MSKLNDQQYLLLSQFAYVKATVDPQKFADYVKNGYTLKDIIGVEGEKDIDTILGSPDGKIIHRNGRITTAEFVTILTTIANDPVLGNLKLKGYENDDNCGGMVAYALEDDSGNTYFAFTGSEGMLAQGKTGNNLLSEDWINNYRTCLDNMSCQFEPSRRFVEKYKSSAGINYLTGHSQGGANAMYVCAFVEGCTGKIFNGTGISQLLSVEQRQRLTNSGLINYVAHNDFVGAMLFHSEKRVFVEESAEYFSCSSLGINHQTQALVFKDGKAVEAPRTDISKTIEKLSQRYFIYNTLIGSGAKDIFNCFEEIYSSNATIGITDYSQATIDMISGLIKLPIDFLVLIVSYVDSIGEISVESIESEYGLAAELAYTYVLASICPILFVDDFLRALNKNSKVLLDKAKTEFESKGATIVKALHEIEDKLMQFSNPLGNSLGVFEVEVQAAWSELLTCITCVYNDIDNIRKMDEAAIDSFVYEVKSDVSDFFLVVSNRIKSFHSNLICDVNDGIKKAAHGVNWIINEAKAEIELHYKEFKDRTFI; encoded by the coding sequence ATGTCAAAACTGAATGATCAACAATATTTGCTTTTAAGTCAGTTTGCATATGTTAAGGCAACAGTAGATCCACAAAAATTTGCGGATTATGTAAAGAACGGGTATACACTTAAAGATATTATTGGGGTTGAAGGAGAAAAGGATATTGATACCATACTTGGCAGTCCGGACGGTAAAATAATCCACAGGAATGGGAGGATAACGACTGCCGAGTTTGTTACAATTCTAACTACGATTGCTAACGATCCTGTGCTTGGAAACCTTAAACTTAAGGGGTATGAGAATGATGATAATTGTGGAGGAATGGTTGCTTATGCCCTGGAAGACGATTCCGGCAATACATATTTTGCATTTACAGGTTCTGAAGGTATGCTGGCTCAAGGAAAAACTGGGAATAACTTATTAAGTGAAGATTGGATAAATAATTATAGAACATGCCTGGACAATATGTCTTGCCAGTTCGAACCCTCCAGAAGGTTTGTTGAGAAATATAAGAGTAGTGCTGGAATAAACTATTTAACAGGACATTCTCAAGGTGGTGCAAATGCAATGTATGTTTGTGCATTTGTTGAGGGATGTACAGGTAAGATATTTAATGGTACAGGGATTAGTCAACTTCTAAGTGTTGAGCAAAGGCAAAGGCTTACAAATTCGGGTCTTATTAATTATGTTGCACATAACGATTTTGTAGGCGCAATGTTATTTCATAGTGAAAAAAGGGTGTTTGTAGAAGAAAGTGCTGAGTATTTCAGTTGCTCAAGTCTGGGCATAAACCACCAAACGCAGGCACTGGTTTTTAAGGATGGGAAAGCTGTTGAAGCACCAAGAACAGATATATCAAAGACTATTGAAAAGCTTTCACAAAGATATTTTATTTATAATACACTAATAGGTTCAGGGGCAAAGGATATTTTTAATTGTTTTGAGGAAATCTATTCTAGTAATGCTACAATAGGCATTACTGATTACTCCCAGGCTACAATAGATATGATAAGCGGTTTGATTAAGCTGCCTATAGACTTTTTAGTACTGATTGTTTCTTATGTTGACAGTATTGGAGAAATATCAGTTGAATCAATTGAGTCGGAATATGGTTTGGCCGCAGAATTAGCTTATACATATGTTTTGGCTAGTATTTGTCCGATTCTGTTCGTGGATGATTTTTTAAGAGCGTTAAACAAAAACAGCAAAGTGCTACTAGATAAAGCAAAGACGGAGTTTGAAAGTAAAGGAGCAACTATAGTAAAAGCATTGCATGAAATTGAAGATAAATTGATGCAATTTTCAAATCCATTAGGGAATTCACTAGGTGTCTTTGAAGTGGAAGTTCAAGCGGCTTGGAGCGAGCTGTTGACCTGCATAACATGCGTTTATAACGATATTGACAATATTAGAAAGATGGATGAAGCAGCTATTGATAGTTTTGTATATGAAGTAAAAAGTGATGTATCCGACTTTTTTTTAGTGGTTTCAAATAGAATAAAAAGTTTTCATTCCAACTTAATATGCGATGTCAACGATGGCATAAAAAAAGCAGCTCATGGCGTTAATTGGATTATAAATGAAGCAAAGGCAGAAATCGAATTGCATTATAAAGAGTTTAAAGACAGAACATTTATTTGA
- a CDS encoding MarR family winged helix-turn-helix transcriptional regulator: MDNSDSIVETTKLSFEVFGIVKQRMRKAFENEELTLPQSRVLGVLVKFGKIKISELSEKVNLSNSTVSGILDRLEKQGLVQRVRSEEDRRTVYIQITDKFKEVHKGGCKKAEESFGDLLSVATPEQIEKINDGLNALKNILLIEQSNKDKG, encoded by the coding sequence ATGGACAATAGTGACTCAATTGTTGAAACTACCAAGCTTTCTTTTGAAGTGTTTGGAATTGTTAAGCAACGTATGAGAAAAGCATTTGAAAATGAAGAATTAACATTACCGCAGAGCAGAGTTTTAGGTGTGTTGGTTAAATTCGGGAAAATTAAAATTAGTGAATTGAGTGAGAAGGTGAATTTATCAAACAGTACTGTTTCAGGCATTTTAGATAGACTGGAGAAGCAGGGGCTTGTTCAAAGAGTAAGAAGCGAAGAAGACCGTAGAACAGTTTATATACAAATTACAGATAAATTCAAGGAAGTGCATAAAGGGGGGTGCAAGAAGGCAGAAGAAAGTTTCGGAGATTTGCTTAGTGTAGCTACTCCAGAACAAATTGAAAAAATAAATGATGGACTTAATGCTTTGAAAAATATACTACTGATAGAACAGAGCAATAAGGATAAAGGATAG
- a CDS encoding DUF6143 family protein — MKFAFVKKEKQPKEVVVLSDAVYHSYLGEYFLGQTDIITFGDTNNGWGALVNPANSNVNMFLNAYTISNFASIPLTAEGWLSSMLPGNAKVSTYFAPGNQSIVPSPVPHVKIKNASMVSGTPTGGTYTFVRRVEPNATLTKHDFQGMYIIPPGSSFALFFLSPGKGQVHTRVAFGWWEEKICR; from the coding sequence ATGAAATTCGCATTCGTGAAAAAAGAAAAGCAACCCAAAGAGGTTGTTGTATTGTCAGATGCCGTTTATCATTCATACCTGGGGGAATACTTTCTAGGTCAAACAGATATTATAACCTTTGGGGATACTAATAATGGCTGGGGCGCACTCGTCAACCCGGCAAACTCAAATGTAAATATGTTTTTGAACGCTTATACTATTTCTAACTTTGCAAGTATACCATTAACTGCTGAAGGCTGGCTAAGCAGCATGCTACCTGGAAATGCAAAAGTGTCCACATATTTTGCACCCGGGAACCAATCCATAGTTCCATCACCGGTCCCCCATGTTAAAATTAAAAATGCAAGCATGGTATCAGGAACACCTACTGGGGGAACATACACATTTGTAAGAAGAGTGGAACCAAACGCAACACTTACAAAGCATGACTTCCAAGGCATGTATATTATTCCTCCAGGGAGTTCCTTTGCTTTATTCTTTCTATCTCCAGGCAAAGGGCAGGTACATACCAGAGTAGCCTTCGGCTGGTGGGAAGAAAAAATCTGCAGATAA
- a CDS encoding ABC transporter ATP-binding protein, giving the protein MSQHKTGQGAMRGKKGGPMGGMGRPVEKAKDFKGTLKRLIRYLKPHRMNLLIVLIFAIASTSFAIASPRVMGKATNKLQSAFMVRKMLPEVEKGQNEGVKKITEKMGDYQKDIVNQISSKMTEVQTKPKGNNSSSSEMMTPEQLEGVKKLLQLPMLNSISDADKKLAVLNELFDILSIMPDMSTTDSNSDNKLKMDKESIKSIKEFINLPKLSTLTDANQKADVTKKILDLSKSMQSAMSNTTSDVKSNVKFTDEQIDSVIKAIRETNGEYDFKYIGMIAIILIFMYIISALFSIIMGLVMSGVAQKTVRDLRREVDEKFAKLPLKYFDLHPHGDILSRVTNDVDTIATTLQQSLTQIITSVITIIGYIIMMLTISPILTLIVVATMPLYLLATAMLAKKSQKYFAAQQKHLGKLSGHVEEMYTGHKIVKAFGHEKDSIEEFEAVNKELENAGWKAQFVSGTMFPLMNFISNLGYVGISIVGGIWITKSILGLGDILAFIQYSRSFTMPIVQTANIANVIQSTIACAERVFEVIDEEEEIPNSSNAIVLDKPKGEVSFEKVSFKYKEDEPLIENMNLDVKQGNTIAIVGPTGAGKTTLVNLLMRFYEINAGKIKVDGVDIKDMERGKLRKMFGMVLQDTWLYNGSIKDNIAYGKEDATMDEIVRAAKAAHADHFIRTLPDGYNTVLNEEATNISQGQKQLLTIARAILADPTILILDEATSSVDTRTEVLIQKAMANLMKDRTSFVIAHRLSTIRDAELILVMNRGSIIEMGNHKELIAKGGFYADLYNSQFSGADLEDKAV; this is encoded by the coding sequence ATGAGTCAACATAAAACAGGACAAGGAGCTATGAGGGGCAAAAAAGGCGGACCTATGGGTGGAATGGGAAGACCTGTAGAAAAAGCAAAGGACTTCAAAGGCACATTAAAGAGGCTAATCCGTTACTTAAAACCACATAGAATGAATTTATTAATAGTATTAATATTTGCTATAGCAAGTACATCATTTGCCATAGCTTCACCTAGAGTAATGGGTAAGGCTACGAACAAGCTTCAGTCAGCGTTTATGGTAAGAAAGATGCTACCCGAAGTGGAAAAGGGCCAGAATGAAGGAGTAAAGAAAATTACCGAAAAAATGGGGGATTATCAAAAAGACATAGTCAACCAGATTAGTAGTAAGATGACAGAGGTGCAGACAAAACCCAAGGGCAATAACAGCAGCTCAAGTGAAATGATGACTCCTGAACAGCTAGAAGGTGTTAAAAAGCTTTTACAACTGCCAATGCTTAATTCAATAAGTGATGCTGATAAGAAGTTGGCTGTATTGAATGAGCTGTTTGATATATTAAGTATAATGCCTGATATGTCAACTACAGACTCGAACTCAGACAACAAGCTCAAAATGGATAAAGAGAGCATTAAATCAATTAAGGAGTTCATAAATCTTCCTAAGTTGAGTACTTTAACTGATGCAAATCAGAAGGCAGATGTTACTAAAAAGATTCTTGATTTGAGCAAGAGCATGCAAAGTGCCATGAGTAATACAACATCAGATGTAAAGAGTAATGTGAAATTCACTGATGAGCAGATAGATTCTGTTATAAAAGCAATTAGGGAAACAAACGGTGAATATGACTTTAAATATATAGGTATGATAGCGATTATCCTAATATTTATGTATATCATAAGTGCGTTATTTAGCATTATAATGGGACTTGTAATGTCAGGCGTAGCGCAAAAGACAGTTAGAGATCTTAGAAGAGAAGTAGATGAAAAGTTTGCCAAACTACCGCTTAAGTACTTTGACCTTCATCCACATGGAGATATATTGAGCCGTGTTACAAATGACGTTGATACTATTGCTACAACCTTACAGCAAAGTTTGACACAGATAATTACGTCTGTTATTACTATAATCGGTTATATCATTATGATGCTGACAATAAGTCCGATACTGACTTTAATTGTAGTAGCAACAATGCCGCTGTATTTATTGGCTACAGCAATGCTTGCAAAGAAATCCCAGAAGTATTTTGCAGCTCAGCAAAAGCACCTCGGTAAGCTTAGCGGTCATGTAGAAGAAATGTATACAGGTCATAAAATCGTTAAGGCATTTGGACATGAAAAGGATTCAATAGAGGAATTTGAAGCTGTAAATAAAGAACTGGAGAATGCAGGTTGGAAAGCACAGTTCGTTTCAGGTACAATGTTCCCGCTCATGAACTTTATAAGTAATCTTGGCTATGTGGGTATCAGTATAGTTGGAGGTATTTGGATTACTAAGAGCATTTTGGGACTTGGAGATATATTGGCATTTATACAATACTCAAGATCATTCACAATGCCTATTGTTCAAACAGCAAATATAGCTAATGTTATACAATCGACAATTGCTTGTGCTGAACGTGTATTTGAGGTAATTGATGAAGAGGAAGAAATACCTAATAGTTCAAATGCAATAGTTCTTGATAAACCAAAGGGTGAAGTAAGCTTTGAGAAGGTGTCGTTTAAATACAAGGAAGATGAACCACTTATCGAAAATATGAATTTAGATGTAAAGCAAGGCAATACAATTGCTATTGTTGGGCCTACCGGTGCCGGTAAAACAACTCTTGTTAACCTGCTGATGCGCTTCTATGAAATTAATGCCGGTAAAATAAAAGTTGACGGAGTTGATATAAAGGATATGGAGCGCGGTAAACTGCGTAAAATGTTTGGTATGGTACTTCAGGATACATGGTTGTATAATGGATCTATAAAGGATAATATAGCTTATGGAAAAGAAGATGCTACAATGGATGAAATAGTAAGAGCAGCTAAAGCAGCGCATGCAGACCATTTTATCAGAACTTTGCCAGACGGTTACAATACAGTGCTTAATGAAGAAGCTACAAATATTTCACAAGGTCAAAAGCAATTATTGACCATAGCACGTGCAATCCTTGCGGATCCAACAATTCTGATTCTTGATGAGGCTACAAGCAGTGTTGATACCAGAACGGAAGTATTGATTCAAAAGGCAATGGCAAATCTTATGAAGGACAGAACAAGCTTTGTTATTGCACATAGACTTTCAACTATCCGTGATGCAGAACTTATCCTTGTTATGAACAGAGGAAGTATAATAGAAATGGGTAATCATAAGGAACTTATTGCTAAAGGCGGATTTTATGCTGATCTGTACAACAGCCAGTTCAGCGGAGCTGATTTGGAAGATAAAGCAGTATAG